The Laribacter hongkongensis DSM 14985 sequence GCATGTTCGTTCAGCCAGACGATCGCCCGCTCGACGACGGCGTAGTGGCGGGCGGCTGTTTCCATGGATTCCATCATCCTGCTCCTGCAAGCCGACAGGTCCAGCATACGGAGCCGGCCGCCTTGCCGACACCCGATTCCTGCCAATCTGCCGGACGGCCGGCAAAAACAGCAACGGCACGCCGTGAAGGGCGTGCCGTCGTGGATCAGGCTTTCTTGAGGAAGCAGGTTTTCAGCACCAGCCCCTTCACCTTGTCGGTGCGGCACTCGATGGCTTCTTCGTCGTCTTCGATCAGGCGGATGCCCTTGATGACCGTGCCGCGCTTGAGCGTGACCGACGTTCCCTTGACCTTGAGGTCCTTGATGACCTGTACAGTGTCGCCGTCGTTCAGCAGCGTGCCGTTACTGTCGCGCACGTCCATGTGTTTCCTTTCAATCAGTCAAAAGAAAAAGGCCGCCTTGCAGCGGCCGGTTCCGGTCCGGCGGCTGCCGGACGGCTCATTCCCGGTGGTAGGGGTGGCCGTTGAGGATGCTGACGGCACGGTAGACCTGCTCGGCCAGCAGCACGCGCACCATGCCGTGCGGCAGGGTCATGGCCGACAGTTGCAGCAGGATGTCGGCGCGCGACTTGAGTTCGGCCGCCGTGCCGTCCGCCCCGCCGATCACGATGGCGATGTCCTGCCCGTCGGCCAGCCAGCCCTTGAGGTTGTCGGCGAGCTGCATGGTGGTCCAGTTGCGGCCACGCTCGTCGAGCACCACCAGTTTTGCCCGCGGCGGCAGTGCCGCCATCAGGCGGGCATGCTCGGCGGCAATGCCCTTTTCTGCCGTTACCCCGCCCCCGCGCTTTTCCGGCTTGATCTCTTTCAGTTCCAGCTGGACTTCGCGCGGCAGGCGCTTGGCGTAATCGGCGTAGGCCTCGTCCACCCAGCGCGGCATTTTGGTGCCGACAGCCAGCAGGGTGATCTTCATGCGCCGGACTTACTCTTCGGTGGCCTTCCAGCCGCGCACGCCCGGAATCGGGTTGAACACCGGCTTCTGGCCGCCCCACAGGGCTTCGAGGTCGTAGTAGTCGCGCACGGCCGGCAGCATGATGTGGATGACCACGTCGCCGGCATCGACCAGCACCCATTCGCCGAACTGTTCGCCTTCCATGCCGACGATGTCGACGCCTTGGCCCTTCAGGGTCACGGCCACATTGTTGGCCAGTGCCTTGACCTGGCGGTTGGAATCACCGGTGCACACCACCAAGCGCGAAAACAGCGAGGTCAGCTCGCGGGTGTCGAGGTTGACGATGTCCTTGCCCTTGACGTCATCCAGCGCCTCGGCAGCGAGGGCGGCGATTTCGTCCGGGGTCGGATACGGTTTGGTTTCAATGACTTCGGTCATGCGGGGCTTTCGGAACGGTAGAGCCGGTGAAGATGAATATAGTCGCGCACGGCCGGCGCAAGATGCCCGAGTCCGTCGCCACCGCGCGCCAGATCGGCGCGAATGGCGGTGGCGGAAATGTCCACCGGCGATAAAGACAGGACGCGGATTCTACCCGCGGGCGGAAGATTTGCAAAATCAGTCGCTTGCCGCGCCTGCCACTCGGCAGCCACCGCAGGCGGCAGCGAACCGGCATCAAAGCCCGGCCGCACGGCAACCGCCAGATGTGCCAGCCCGAAGAGGTCACGCCAGCGGTGCCAGCGGTCAAGACTCGCCAGCTGGTCGCCGCCGACCAGCCACCACAGCGCCGCCTCCGGCCCTGTCTCGCGGCGGATCATCGCCAGCGTGTCGACGGTATAGCCGGACAGCCGGCCGGACAGTTCGCGCTCGTCCACCGTCAGGCCGGGCTCGCCGGCCAGCGCCAGCCGCAGCATGGCCAGCCGGTCGGCCGCCGCTGCCGCCAGCGGTGCGCGGTGCGGCGGCGTGCCGGCCGGCAGCAGGCGCACTTCGGCCAGTTGCAGCTCGTCGCGCAGCGCCCGCGCCAGGCGCAGGTGCCCCTCGTGCACCGGGTCGAACGAACCGCCAAACAGGCCGATGGCCACACGCGGCAAGACAGTCATGGCAGGCAGCACCCCGCGAGATTCAAAGGAGCGGAAATTGTAATGTGGCAGGGGGCTTGCGAATAGTTTACAAAAAAATATAATGATGCCGTCGACAGGATGCCTTTCATGCAGATCGATCTTCTCCAAGCCAATGCCCGCGCCGCTTCGGCGCTTCTGAAAAGCCTTGCCAACCCCGACCGGCTGCTGCTGCTGTGCCAGCTCGTCGGCGGCGAACGCACGGTCACCGAACTGGAAAACCTGACCGCCATCCACCAGCCCACCCTGTCGCAACAGCTGGGCGTGCTGCGCAACGAAGGGCTGGTCGACACCCGGCGCGACGGCAAGTGGATGTACTACCGGGTGGCGCGCGAAGAAGTCTTGATCCTGCTCGACGCCCTGCACGGCATTTACTGCAAGACTGCTCCCGGGCCCGGTCCGGCCGCCTGAAAAACGCCAGGCCGCGTCATGCGGCTTTTTCTGCCGCAAACATTATATAAATTTGAATAACGTACCGACATGAACCGACTGCCCCTCCTCCCGCTCGCTGCCGCTCTTGCCGGTCTGGCAGCCCTTTCTCCCGCATTCGCCGCCGGCCCGGCCCTGCCGGCAGTCACCGTCGGCGCACCGGCAGCCAGCGGCGTTTACCAGGCTGACGGGCAGGTCGAAGCCGTGCGCGAAGCGCGGCTGGCCGTCCCGGTGGCCGGTCGTGTCACCGCCCGCCCGGTCAATGCCGGTGACCGCGTCAGCGCCGGCCAGCTGGTAGCCGAAATCGACGGTGAAACTGCCCGCGAGGCCGCCGCTGCCAGTGCCGCCCAGATTGCCGCCGCCCAGGCCCAGCTGGATGTGGCCCGCCGCGAAGTCGAGCGGGCCCGCGCGCTGGCCGCCAAGCAGTACCTGTCAGCCGCCGCGCTGGAACGGGCCGAAGCCCAGTACCGCAGCGCCGCAGCCCGCGCCCGCGCCCAGGGGGCCAGTGCCCGCGCGGCCGGCGCCCAGGCCGGCCTGTACCGCCTGAGCGCCCCGTTTGCCGGCCTGGTGGCCGACACGTTTGCCAACGTCGGTGACCTGGCCCAGCCGGGGCAGCCGATTGCCGTGGTCTACGACCCGGCGGCCCTGCGCGTCACCGCCAGCGTGCCCGCCAGCGTCGAAAGCCGGGTGCAGGCCGGCGGCAGGTTCGCCATCGTGGTCGACGGCCAGCGCCTGGTGCCGTCCAGAGTGCAATGGCTGCCGGCCACCGATGCCGTCAGCCAGACGCGCACGCTGCGACTGGAGCTGCCGGCACAGACCGCGCTGGCACCGGGCCGCTTTGCCCGGGTCGAGCTGCCGGTCAGCGGAGCGGCCGGCAGCAGCCGGCTGACCGTGCCGCAACAGGCCGTGGTGCGCCGGGCCGAACTGACCGCCGTCTACGTACTGCGCGCCAAGGGTGCGCCCGAGCTGCGCTACGTGCGGCTGGGCGACAGCCTTGGCAGCGACGTGGAGGTGCTGGCCGGACTGCGGACCGGCGAGCGGGTGGTCACCACGCCGGAAGCGGCGGCCCGCCGCACGGGAGGTCACTGATGCGCACGCCTGCATCCATGGGGCTGGCCGGCCGGCTGGCGGCCTTTTTCCTGCAAAACCGCATCACGCCGCTGATTGCGCTGCTGCTGTTGCTGCTCGGCCTGTTTGCCGTCGCGGTCACCCCGCGCGAGGAAGAGCCGCAGATCAACGTCACCATGGCCAACGTGCTGGTGCCCTTCCCCGGCGCCAGCGCCGAAACGGTGGAATCGCTGGTGGCGCAGCCGGCCGAGCAGGTGCTGGGCCAGATCAGCGGTGTCGAACACGTGTTTGCCCTGTCGCGTCCGGGGCTGGCCATCCTGACGGTGCAGTTCCAGGTCGGCGTGCCGCGTACCGATGCGCTGGTGCGCCTCTACGACACCGTGCACAGCCACGGCGACTGGCTGCCGCCGGGCCTGGGCACCCTGCCGCCGCTGATCAAGCCCAAGGGCATCGACGACGTGCCGGTGGTGGCCGTCACCCTGTTTGCCCGTGATCCGCAGCAGGGCGCCTACGCACTGGAACGGGTGGCACACAGCATCGAAGGCGACCTCCAGCGGGTGGCCGGCGTACGCGAAGTCACCACCCTCGGCGGTCCGGGTCGCGCCATCGGCATCGAACTCGACCCGGCGCGCCTGAAAGCCGCCAGGCTGACCGTCAGCGACCTGCGCCGTGCCCTGCAAGGCGCCAACGCCGCCCTGCCGGCCGGTGAACTGATCGCCAACAACCGTAGCCTCACCATCGAAACCGGCCCCTTCCTCGACAGCGCCCGCGCGGTCGAAAAGCTGGTGGTCGGCGTCTACAACGGCCGCCCGGTCTACCTCGACCAGGTCGCCCGCATCACCGACGGCCCGGAGCCGGCCGTGCGCTATGTCTGGCACGGCATCAAGGGCCAGAACGGCGGCGAATACCCGGCGGTGACGCTGGCCATCACCAAAAAGGCCGGCGCCAATGCCGTCGCGGTGGCCGATGCCCTCAAGGCGCGGCTGGCTTCGCTGTCCGGCACGGTGATTCCCGACAGCGTCGGCGTCGAAGTGGTGCGCAACTATGGCGAAACCGCCAACGACAAGGCGCAGACGCTGATCAAGAAACTGGCCTTTGCCACCGCACTGGTAGTGGCGCTGGTGTTCTTTGCACTGGGCCGCCGCGAGGCTGCCAT is a genomic window containing:
- the nadD gene encoding nicotinate-nucleotide adenylyltransferase, with the translated sequence MTVLPRVAIGLFGGSFDPVHEGHLRLARALRDELQLAEVRLLPAGTPPHRAPLAAAAADRLAMLRLALAGEPGLTVDERELSGRLSGYTVDTLAMIRRETGPEAALWWLVGGDQLASLDRWHRWRDLFGLAHLAVAVRPGFDAGSLPPAVAAEWQARQATDFANLPPAGRIRVLSLSPVDISATAIRADLARGGDGLGHLAPAVRDYIHLHRLYRSESPA
- the rsfS gene encoding ribosome silencing factor, giving the protein MTEVIETKPYPTPDEIAALAAEALDDVKGKDIVNLDTRELTSLFSRLVVCTGDSNRQVKALANNVAVTLKGQGVDIVGMEGEQFGEWVLVDAGDVVIHIMLPAVRDYYDLEALWGGQKPVFNPIPGVRGWKATEE
- a CDS encoding efflux RND transporter periplasmic adaptor subunit; this translates as MNRLPLLPLAAALAGLAALSPAFAAGPALPAVTVGAPAASGVYQADGQVEAVREARLAVPVAGRVTARPVNAGDRVSAGQLVAEIDGETAREAAAASAAQIAAAQAQLDVARREVERARALAAKQYLSAAALERAEAQYRSAAARARAQGASARAAGAQAGLYRLSAPFAGLVADTFANVGDLAQPGQPIAVVYDPAALRVTASVPASVESRVQAGGRFAIVVDGQRLVPSRVQWLPATDAVSQTRTLRLELPAQTALAPGRFARVELPVSGAAGSSRLTVPQQAVVRRAELTAVYVLRAKGAPELRYVRLGDSLGSDVEVLAGLRTGERVVTTPEAAARRTGGH
- a CDS encoding alkylphosphonate utilization protein; the protein is MDVRDSNGTLLNDGDTVQVIKDLKVKGTSVTLKRGTVIKGIRLIEDDEEAIECRTDKVKGLVLKTCFLKKA
- a CDS encoding ArsR/SmtB family transcription factor, which translates into the protein MQIDLLQANARAASALLKSLANPDRLLLLCQLVGGERTVTELENLTAIHQPTLSQQLGVLRNEGLVDTRRDGKWMYYRVAREEVLILLDALHGIYCKTAPGPGPAA
- the rlmH gene encoding 23S rRNA (pseudouridine(1915)-N(3))-methyltransferase RlmH, coding for MKITLLAVGTKMPRWVDEAYADYAKRLPREVQLELKEIKPEKRGGGVTAEKGIAAEHARLMAALPPRAKLVVLDERGRNWTTMQLADNLKGWLADGQDIAIVIGGADGTAAELKSRADILLQLSAMTLPHGMVRVLLAEQVYRAVSILNGHPYHRE